DNA from Bradyrhizobium japonicum USDA 6:
AGCTCGCAGCCAGTGCGCCGTCGGAAGCGACCGACGCCGTCGCCGATTTCGACAGCTTCGGCGGCGAGGCTGCGCCCTCGATCGCGCAGGCCGAACACACCACCGCCGAGCCTCAGGTCAGCCAGCCCGAGCCGCGCGCCGAGGTGCAGATTGAGGCGCCGGCCCAGCCTGAGCCGGCTCCTGCTCCAGCCGCCGCGGACGAAGAGCCGGCCGACGACAAGGCTGCGCGTCGCCGCTCCACGGTCCGGGAAAAGGTGAGCTTCCTGTCGAGCAGCGCGAGCGAGCCGGCAACACCGGTTGTGGCAGCGCCAGAGCCGGTTGCTCCGCCCGCACCGGCCGCTGAACCCGCACCGGAAGCGGCAAGCGAAACTCCGGCCGCACCGCGTCGCGCCGGCTGGTGGTCTCGCCGGTTCGGCGGCGGCGAGTAGAGCGAACAATCAGTTGAAACCGCCCGGCCAAACCGGGCGGTTTTGATTTGGCAAGGTCAGTACGATGCAAAGCGTAATTGTTCTCGGCGGCGGCATGATCGGTGTGAGCGCGGCGCTGCACCTCCGGCAGCGCGGCTGGTCGGTCACGCTCGTCGACCGCAGGGAGCCGGGCCGCGAGACCAGCTACGGCAATGCCGGGATGATCCAGGCCGAAGCCGTGCGTCCCTATCCGATGCCGCGCGACCTCGCCTCGCTTCTGAAGATCGCGACCGGCCGCACCAACGACGTACGCTACAGCCTGTCGTCGCTCCATCTCCATATCGAGCCCCTGCTGCGCTACTGGTGGCATTCGGCGCCGAAGCGGCATCGCGAGGCGATCGACGCCTGGGCGCGGCTGATCGCCTACGCGACGGCGGAGCACGACATCCTCATTCGCGAAGCCCATGCCGACAATCTGATCCGCCGCGCGGGCTACCGGCACCTGCATCGCGACGCAGCGTCCTTCGATCTCGCCGTCAAGGCGGCGGAACAAGACCAGCGCGAATTCGGCGTCAGGTTTCGCGCGCTCTCGGGGGCCGAGCTCGCCAAGGCCGAACCGATCCTGCGCGACGACCTGCCCGGTGCGATCCATTGGCTCGACACCTGGACCGTGTCCGATCCCGGCGCACTGGTCACGGCCTATGCCGAGCTGTTCGAGCGCCTCGGCGGCACCATCGTGCTCGGCGATGCCCAGACCCTGCGGCAGACCGCGACCGGCTGGTCGGTCGACACGGACCAGGGAGCCATCGACGCTGCGGCCGCCGTCGTGACGCTCGGGCCCTGGTCGCCCAATCTCCTGCACAAATTCGGCTATCGCATTCCGCTGGTGCGCAAGCGCGGCTACCACATGCATTACAGCGGCGGCGCATCGCTCGATCTGCCGCTGGTCGACAAGGCCGGCG
Protein-coding regions in this window:
- a CDS encoding NAD(P)/FAD-dependent oxidoreductase, translated to MQSVIVLGGGMIGVSAALHLRQRGWSVTLVDRREPGRETSYGNAGMIQAEAVRPYPMPRDLASLLKIATGRTNDVRYSLSSLHLHIEPLLRYWWHSAPKRHREAIDAWARLIAYATAEHDILIREAHADNLIRRAGYRHLHRDAASFDLAVKAAEQDQREFGVRFRALSGAELAKAEPILRDDLPGAIHWLDTWTVSDPGALVTAYAELFERLGGTIVLGDAQTLRQTATGWSVDTDQGAIDAAAAVVTLGPWSPNLLHKFGYRIPLVRKRGYHMHYSGGASLDLPLVDKAGGYAMGPMAKGIRITTGAELTGMDALATPVQLASAEASARELIDLGKRVEPDPWFGTRPCTPDMLPVLGQAPRHQGLWMNFGHGHQGFTLGPATGRLLAGMMSGETPAIDPTPYRPERF